A region of the Zhihengliuella halotolerans genome:
ACCGCGGCCGGGACGGCCGGCGGGGACCGGAGACTTCTTCGAGCATGGGGTTGGTGTGCGGCCGGGTCGGAGCCCGTGTCTTGGCCGCCTCTCGTGAAGCTGATCCCACTATAGCCGCATCCCGATTCGCCGCCGGAGCCGGGTCGGATTTGGCACCCGTTTGCAATCGAAATACGCTTAGGGCAACCTAACTCAGGTGTGCTTCAATGGGGCACGAGTCGACGAAGGAGAATCGAACACATGGCTGATCAGCGGCAGACCCGCGGCCCCAAGCCTCAGGTCGTCATGGAGGTCGTCGCCGCGCGCCGGCTCGGCGACCACTTCGTCCGGCTCACGCTCGGCGGCGACGGCTTCGCGTCCTTCCAGGACAAGCCGGCAACCGACAAGTACATCAAGCTGCTCTTCGCGGATCCGGCGCTCGAGCTGACCCCGCCGTACGACATGCAGGAGCTCGCCACCCGGCTGGCGCCGGAGCAGATGCCCGTCCGACGCACGTACACGGTTCGCCGCGTCGACCACGCCGCCGGCACGATCGACGTCGACTTCGTCATCCATGGCGACGAGGGCCTCGCGGGCCCGTGGGCCGCGAACGCGGCGCCCGGAGACGTAGTCTGCTTCATGGGCCCGGGCGGCATGTACGCCCCGGATCCCGAGGCGGACTGGCACCTGCTGGTGGGAGACGAATCGGCGTTGCCGGCGATCTCGACGGCGCTCGAGGCCATGGACCCCGCCGCCCGTGGCGAGGCCTACCTCGAGGTCGCCTCGGCGGAGGACGAGCTCGAGCTCGACGCCCCTGCCGGGATCCGCGTGCACTGGCTGCACCGCGGTGCGGCGTTCACGCCGCAGACCACGGAACTCGTCGGAGCCGTCGTGGAGGGCGACTGGCACGCCGGCGACGTCCAGGTCTTCGCGCATGGCGAGCGGGAGTCGATGAAGCAGCTGCGCGCCCACCTGACCGACGTCCGCGGGGTCGATCGCAAGCGCATGTCCCTCTCGGCGTACTGGGCGTACGGCCGCGCCGAGGACGCCTTCCAGGCGGAGAAGCGCGAGCCCGTGGGCCAGATCTTCCCGGAGGACGAGGCCGCGCCGGCGAAGTAGCCGGCTGTTGTTCAGCCGGCGAAGACCTCGGAGTCGACGCTGGACAGCTGGCCTTCCGTGTAGCGGGCACCGTGGACCGTCGTCTGGTCGATGATCGCCGAGCACGCCGCGACGGTCTCGGCGTCGAGCACGACGTCGTC
Encoded here:
- a CDS encoding siderophore-interacting protein, with translation MADQRQTRGPKPQVVMEVVAARRLGDHFVRLTLGGDGFASFQDKPATDKYIKLLFADPALELTPPYDMQELATRLAPEQMPVRRTYTVRRVDHAAGTIDVDFVIHGDEGLAGPWAANAAPGDVVCFMGPGGMYAPDPEADWHLLVGDESALPAISTALEAMDPAARGEAYLEVASAEDELELDAPAGIRVHWLHRGAAFTPQTTELVGAVVEGDWHAGDVQVFAHGERESMKQLRAHLTDVRGVDRKRMSLSAYWAYGRAEDAFQAEKREPVGQIFPEDEAAPAK